The nucleotide window GATGGATAATATTACAAcccgacaatttaaaataaagaaattgggGACACCTAACTTAGGGCTAaaaatatagttaaaaaaaaaaggctgaCGTGACCGCTCCCAATAAAATTGGATATGATGTATTAGGAAcactcaattaataaaaataactacgtaaaacataatttattttaattaaatcattttgaGAAAACACTTTGGAAGATCAATATTGTATTAGTTGTATTGCTAGGCGAACTAATCATCACATATATGACTTATTATGAGATTAACGTGTGGTTTTTTAAATGAGGACTATAATACTatcttgatatttgattgaACGGGAAAATGTTTGAATTTAAAGCAAATTTTTACTACTTGTATTGTTtgaaaataattacatatattaactTGAAAtacaaaactcaaattttgtGATTGAAACTCGTTGTTTTACCTGAGATACATCGAAATTCAATAAACTATATGGCATGGAGAAGCCGATCAAATGGTGATCAATCAAATATCATTTGTCGGTAAAATATATTGTATAAGAACAAATTGTACTTAACTTTGTTATTTAATGACGGGTATGTACGCATTTAATTTTGACAAATGTTGAAATATTATTTGTGCtaaagaaaaatagtttttcGAATAATTGTTTTTGGTGTCTCATGTGCTTACTTATATTGAAGTTCGATTAATTTGGATTCGCACCAGATAGAATCTCATTTGGGATAACGCTCCCTTCCATGGACTTTTTCATACTCATGGCTCAAACTCGAAACTTCTGATAAAAATAGGAACAACTTCATCCACTGCATCACATCATTtggtgatattttttttctaataaattgaGAATGCATAGCACAATTGGTGACAGCTCGTAGTATGTAGATCTGTAGGTGATCagtactattttattttgtatgcatatatatatgGAAACATTTTGTGCTGTAGCTGTAGATCTTGATTGGTTTTGTTTAGTTTTAGTCAATAGATATTCGAACAAAACAAAGCAATTTAGATTTTAGTGGTTATTCATATTACTGAAGTTGATGTTTCTTTAATATGTCTAGTACACAAATACATCGACAAGGAATGTAACAACTAATCCACCAAAAGTTAAATTTTCACTAATTTACCCCTTaacttcttttaatatattttatatatttatctgTTTCCTTCATCAAATAGCAAGATTAAAGAATGAAACAACTTTTCTTAAcactttataatatattttaataagcTAATTATGTAAAGATAATAAAAGGTAACAAGTGACTAGTGAGATGCTTAATCTAAAGAGTAAAGCACGTTTTTTAAGAACAAGTTAAATTGTACtaattgtataaaaataatttatattaccAAAATAAATCCAAGGACTGAATGGGGAGATATTTTGGGGTAATTGGGCTCGGGTCATGAAACAAAGCCCAATATACAGTTCAACCCATTCAGAGTTACACTTCCGAAGTACACATATGTACCTGATTTTATGACTAATTACAACACTACTCCCCTCAAAACAACTTCAGATACAGTATTTGAAGTTGGAAAAACTATCtaataacataaatatttcggttatatttattaattttttctatagtttgaaataataactaaagaaaatagGAGGAGAGGCGAGTGaaatttgtctattttttttagatacatgtatttgggataTTAGATACGCGAGAAAGATAAGAGAGTGACGAGCAAGATGCGAGTGAGATTTTTCTATGTGTCTCATGTGAATCtacttggatacaatgtattCGGACcaaattacatatatttttgaccTCATGTATCCCGTGGTACATCAATCTAGACATATCTGAACGCACCAAAATTTGTTAAGAtttataatattacaaactaacGTGTGTCTAATCAATTAGCTCTTAACTTAAGGTACATCTATCTAGACATATTTGAAcgcaccaaaatttgataagattcataatattgcaaactacCATATGTATAAGTAATAAACTCTTAAACTAGTAAAATTTCTATAAGTTACTCGTTGAAGTTTCATATTTCTAAAGTTCAAACATATGTAGCGGAACTAAactaagggcccgtttggccatgcaatatgaaatcatgagatgaaattgaagttttgtttggacatgtaattttgactttttatatTGCatgttttctcataaacataaaaactcCATCAGttgtaaaattaataaaatagtcTCAATTCTTTATAGAATCATACCAAATAAGCAAAACTTTATAGAATCGCATAATATACTTACaaagctatttttaaaaaatacaacatttattgatcaaactttaattcaataaaaaaaaaattatattgaacaTAATGTACTAATCTTTagtataatcctcccacatattACAAAAAACTTTCTCATGTTGAACTTTCATTTCCCGATCATATGACCGGGAAGACAAACCAACACTGTTACTTTTAGTCATTTGTTGGTAAATTTGATtggtaaataaatttgataaaaaataataaaaagtgaTGAATATAAATGGTAAAGTAGAAACTGAtttgaagtaataataaattctaTGTTGGTGATAATAATCGTTACATGTgatataaatgatttaaaaagtaatgatatgaattataaatattatttaaatatgaaataaatggtttgtagatataaatgtgggttgtagtttttacaaaatataaacttatgcgttaattgttgtatttgaaatttcatctcatgatatgaaatcaacGTGAGATTATATGTCCAAATGCTAATTTCATATCATTGTCCAAATGcctaataaataaaagttattatggatatttatgattttacGAAGGACACAAACATTTGTTATGTTGGGTAAGGAAGCATTTGGATAAATGTCGAGGTAGAGTTATGAAAAATTCCAACAAAGAAGGCCCAGAGGCCACGGCCCATAAATGACCAAACCAAACCCAGAGTTGGTTTGGGACCAAACCAACCAGAATTCTCTCACTTTAAAtgcattagttttttttttttttttttagaatgttTTGCTTTAATACCTAACTTATATCGGAATACATAATTTCTGATTTATAGGGCACAACTTACTTCggttttaaaatatgatttctGTCACTGAACGTATGACATAATTTGAGCTACTAAGCATTGCAATTATTCCTTAGGCATAATTTACTTATATCTTGCGAATTTCtttttgaagaataaaaattaaaaactaataattttaagtGGCAAAAATTAAAGACCCCAAAAATAAGGACATTTGTGCAAATGACCTTTGAAACATTGGAATTACAATTTGAGCCATCTATTTACGTAGAAATAGCTCACGTTGTCACTCTTGGTCTGTTTTTGTAAAGTTGTCACCCATTAACTCTCATGAAATTTTAAAGacatagggtgtgtttggttttttaagaaaatgttttcttagaaaatgttttttctggaaaacaagttgatttttaatttattttctcatgtttggttggtgagtagaaaatatttttcggaaaagatttttagtgtttgatttatttttgagaaatatcttttatttttactagagtagaaaataatttttaaaattgaaaatattttttaaaaacaaacttaaattttttttggggtgggtgAGGGGGGgtgtcgagggtaggggtgaaaaaNNNNNNNNNNNNNNNNNNNNNNNNNNNNNNNNNNNNNNNNNNNNNNNNNNNNNNNNNNNNNNNNNNNNNNNNNNNNNNNNNNNNNNNNNNNNNNNNNNNNNNNNNNNNNNNNNNNNNNNNNNNNNNNNNNNNNNNNNNNNNNNNNNNNNNNNNNNNNNNNNNNNNNNNNNNNNNNNNNNNNNNNNNNNNNNatgaaaaaataaaaatttgaagttgaaaatattttttaaaaacaaatttaattgtttttctttttgaagggggTTGGGGGATTGCTAGGGGGCTGATGGGGAGGGGGGTAGTGGGtggggggtaaaaaaataaaaaattgaaattagaaatatcttttaaaagtaatttttaatatttttttgggagggggtggggtgggggtaggggtgagggtggggtaaaaaaattgaatttaaaaacaagctttaaaattattaattttttggagGGGGGATGGTTGGGGgactggtttgagggtaggaacaaaataaattgattttttcgacaaaaaagtaattgtaatttgaagttggaagagagttttggaaaatgttttccttaaatttgaagggaagtcattttccttaaatttgaggataatgagttgatttgaaaaatattttccaaaacatttaaccaaccaaacatgagaaaattggaaaatgttttccttcataccaaacacacccataatacataaacatgatccTTAACTTGACATCAACCGACAACTATGATCTTTAACTttgaatgtgcacaagtagacacttaaacttgtataaaattgtaCAAATAGACGCATTCATCCTACATGGCACCCtacatgaaaattttatatcCTACATggcgtcctacatgtattatgccatgtaggacacttgtgtttacttgttcaattttatacaagtttaaatgtctacttgtgtactgtttgcaacaaattttaaacatatgaaaaataaataaaccacacaaataaaatctgaagaaacataactttattgataaatatgcgGGTACAATtatgttcctcccttgatttatccatgattcgagggccaTTAATAGCGTATTTCTCGAAATAGGATGATTTAGGTTTGatctctatatgaatattccattaatttgtggaatattcaagatcttgatctttaaaaataccAAGAGTTTATGAGGTATTTTGAGATCTCTTTTAAGGGAATTtggtaccctttatataggcataaactagggtttagggttgagtagccatgaagaattctaattgaaactaAACACACCTTCCAGAGTCCCAATTtgaattgaacacgtcttgtacAGTCcgcaaaatttcaatgtctacaaatgccccctgcttcaaggcttgtcggagtgtagactcgatgaaactcaaagacATGGCTTGAAGTACTCATTTTTTCACCTTTGCAGCTtcagattttcagatttggtttaagagagaagagatgaagggcaGATTTAGTCTcactgggcgtgccaatttgtttgcaacaaagtttaaacatatggaaaataaataaaccacacaaataaaatttgaagaaacataactttattgataaatatgcgGGTACAATtatgttcctcccttgattctactctcccttgatttatccatgattcgagggccaTTAATAGCATATTTCTCGAAATAGGATGATTTAAGTTTGatctctatatgaatattccattaatttgtggaatattcgagattttgatctttaaaaatacccaagagTTTATGAGATATTTTGAGATCtcttttaagggaatttagtaccctttatataagCATAAActaaggtttagggttgagtagccgcgaagaattctaattgaaactaAACACACCTTACAAAGTCCAATTTTGAATTGAACACGCCTTGTACAGTCcgcaaaatttcaatgtctacatgtacactcaaagttggaggacatagtTATCCGTTGAAACCAAGTTAAGagtcatgtttatatattattccaATTTTAAATCTGTAACTAAAACTCATAGAGGGTTAAAAAATGACTACTTATGATTTTATCCCTTTATTAAGAAGCAGCTTAACTAAAAGCAATGCTGATTTATCTGATCTTTTTGAACTTGCTTTAGATTAagatatagttattatttttgttattaataaAAGCAAGCCATGATCGGGAATAATTTGGCAACTAATAGTatctaaattttatttggaGCAAATTACTTGATCCacataaatgttttaaatttgagtttttaGAAACATGAGAAATCTCTAATAGAAAACGTTTCACTCTTAAATTAAGATACATCATAAGAATCTTAATTGGCATATAACAATTACCGTATCTTCTTTGTAAGACACTTGAAACTTCAACATCAAGGAGGGTCCTCCTTTTCAATTACTTAGCTTTTGAATATAAAGTTTCGAAAATAGCTATAAAAAATGAATGACCAAATTAATTGATTCCTTTTGGacctttttctagttctataataataataacaataagaaGCCACACAAATACTTTTCATTTCACATGTGCGAATGTTAACAAATTATTGGAttatcatattaatataatatagtgcAAAGTTATTTGATTAAACATTAGTTTTTCCAAAATGTCaaagaatagaaaaagaaaaatatagaaagaatTGCTACAATATTTATAAATTCCACTATTAGAAAATACTCAGattaattaaaacattaaacacaattttttttttcaaaaagagaaaaagaaaaaaaagcattTCAAGACTCTGTTCTTTCATGTGGATGATGCTCATGTAAATTACTTTGTTGATTAGATGCTTCTTCCTCTCTCATTTCCACCTGCTCCGGCACCGACACCGGCGCAGAACCGCCGGGACTACCGTTGCTGCTGCTCTCAGCAACCACCACCGGCGGCGGCGCCATAGTAACCGGTCGTGGTATCGGGTCGACCCGGCCATCGATACAAGACGCGCACTTGGTCTCAACCCATCCTTCAAAATCGTACTGACCACGACCCATTATCTTCCGACCCGAACACAATCTGCCTATCATTACAGCGATGGCTCCCAATACAGTTATAACAGCAAGAACAGCGATTACGGGTCCAACCGACCCGTGACCCGGACGATCCGAATAAGCTTGTTGGCTCATAAACATGGGCGGTGGTAGCTGTTGCTGTAAAGGATATTCAGCTGGTGTAGATGACATTTTGAAGAAtacccaaaactaaaaatttcaaATCGAAGATATTCTTGTTGTTCTCCGATTTGAAAAGATAATCACATTAGATAATATTAATCAATAATTGGAAGGGGAAAATGcacaaagaagaagatattttgtgattgaaatgaaaagagaaaaagtaaaaaaggggaaaaatggTTGAATGGGGAGTGATAACAAATTAGGTTTATGCTTGTGTGAGAGTGAAACAGAACAAAGCCCGAGAAAAATGCCTTTTAGTCTaactttatacaaaaattagcaaaacagGAGTGGTGTGGGTAGGGGTGGGGTGActtacttttttctttaaacaactttttctttctttcttttggtaGAGATAGAAGCTGTGGGAAACTGGTTCTTGATATGATATGAAATCTTGAAATGCCAGTATTAAAAAGAAGAGAATCTGTACAAACTCTGCTATTAAAGCAAAAAACTTCCTCAAATTTGTTCTGTTCTGGTTCTGtttatatctttaaaaaatCTCAGGAATTATTTCAGTAAAATGTAAATGGACCACAGCTCTTTTAACTTATTAGtagtttgaatttaggactGATCTGGTTCTGTTTCATCTGActtttgaacttttatttgCTTTAATCACATTTTCTAAGTCCTGATAATGAGTGAAGcaaaacaaacaacatgaaaaATTTCATAAGTAGCAAGATTAGTATCCCTTATTTTGCGAAAAAATAGCAACTCAAAGCCTGGACGTAACCACACATAGTTCGGGATGGTCAGTGGGATACCGTTCATAATTAAATCGTTAACGAAATTTCTCACTTCAGGACTAATTAAGATGAAAGGGAAGTGTAATGGATATTGGACCATTAGTTCAGAGTTACAAGAGTCAGAATTGAATGAAGTTTGTAGGTACAAAAAGAGAGTGGGTAACAACAAATCTGCAAGAAATCCTGTAAAGGCATCTTTGTACTGCACAAAATGGCCTAGTCACGCTCGGAATAATTCATAAATTGTACTGAAAAAAGTTCAAATCTAGAATCTCTGGGCTCACTTATATTTAACTGCTGTACAACAAGTACTCTCTCTATTCTGTAATTTATTTTGGACTTCGTACATGTATTAAGAGCTGAAATTGCGCAGGAAAATTAGCGGCATCTCATATTCTTTCGATAAATACTATAAGATAGATTAGAAAAGACTTTATTTTGGAGATTACAATGATTTATTTGGTATCTCGAGTTCTAGTTctaaaaatagaatataataattaacgGTGTATCCATGAGGAGCATAGGAGTATCTCATGCTGTTTGTACAAACCAAAGATATATCACCTATGAGACCAAAGTTTGAATCTAACTAAAgtcatattttgttatttttatttaaaatttaacccaaaattttcaaatcatcaATTCGATCGGTGTAACTAGAAACCCCATATCATATTCTAATTGAAATATGACATGATTAGCCAattgtttatatataatatttttatttttaagtgttACAGATAAGTTTGCTTTAGTTAACAAAGTCAAAAAGGTCAGCAATCATCCTTAATTTCCTCGGCAAAGTTCATccattttgcattttaaaaggTTCCAATAATGTTTAGTGACTTCTACATTTATCCAAGTCAAAAGTTCATGCCTTTCCCACAATTTATTACTTCTAGTTAGGATATTAATCATGCAAAATTATTAATACCAAAAGCAATATTtggtaggcgtttggccatagtattttgttttaatttaaaattaatgtttgttTATGAAATTTGCATAAAATTATAATCTTAATTTCAAACTGTGACTTTGAACTctaagtttttaaaatttgacatataaatttatattttgtaaaaaaataatttcattttaaaaatttgctAAGAAAGATCCATATTGATATCAATGTGAAATTGTCCGTAccattagaaaatattatattaaagaataatttgacatataaatttatattttgtaaaaaaataatttcattttaaaaatttgctAAGAAAGATCCATATTGATATCAATGTGAGATTGTCCGTAccattagaaaatattatattaaagaataattagttattttattgttaactaatgattttttaaaattgtatacttaaaaatttataatagcATATAATCGTAagtatttacttatataaaaaataaaatttataaattcatCGACTTACTGATATCTTACCTATGaagtgtaattttttcatttggtaAAATTATATTAGACATATGGAAATTTTAATCGTTTTCGCGAGGAGCAGACAAGACAAGATTGAAGCAAATATTCGCGAGTTTAGGTTTTGTGTATTTAACATATATAGagtatttaataaattttaaaaaaaaataaaatatatatatatatatatattttttttttttttttttttttttataattttataaaagaaattgcaATATTATAATCTCAAATATATTAtgtgataaattaaaattaaaaaattataactaatcTTTTGCTCTTTAATGAATCGAATTCACCATCCAAACATGAGAAGTTATTTATTGATGGTTTAGTGGGGAAAGTGCAATTGAGTAGAAACATACTCATGAAAAGGTATCAAAAAAGAATCAGTGGTGAGAGAGGAATATCTGTGTGTCTTGTGGCTTGGGGATAGTGATGACTGATAATACAGAagaaacacacacaaaaaaaatttaagatgcTTTTTTGCAGGAGATGACAAAggataaattaaaatgttgatAGATTGATGTAAATATATACCACTACTATAAGACATAGGTTTAGTCAGCCTCATCCCACTCAGCCAATCCAACTACCTAGCTtccccatttttttaaaaaaaaaataccataaTTTTGGGACGTAGTCTTTTTATCTTTGTGAGTTAAAGTGTAAGAGCTGCAAAAACTCTATTCTATCTGGattttacttataaaattatatttaatgtgTGGTTGTTATTTGATTAGCTTGTGTTTACTTCCACTGATTTCATGGATAACATACCATTTctcattaataaaaatacatattaggTAACTTTATTCGgtaaaataagtaagaaaatcattttattttattcatttttttgaatCTATTGTTCTCTTGtccctttctttccttttccttatCTTTACTTGtctttatataattaaaagtcTTGGATTTAAATCTATACGAAGAATATTCTGTTGAGAGAATCACTTTTGAATGAGTTCTATACCGCGTGATTCGAATTTAATTAAGACTTTAATGCAGATTTTAGACATTAtgtgagaaataaaaaaaaaaagagaaaaaagaaattaatatacTACATACAATTCTAACTATAGAATTATTAAAAGGAAATTTAGAGAACATAGAATCAGTGACAACATAAAATTGAAGGGGCATTGagtaaaaagaacaaaagagtACAATGTTTTTTTTAGCACATCGAAAGTCAAGCATTAGGAccactttttccttctttaaaatattctaataGACCAAAGTTTTCTTATTTAAGTGGGATCCCATTGTCCATATATTTCCTTCGTtccaatataaaataaaatcgaCACTTTTTAATGATCCAAAATGAATAAATCAAGCcgatataatataataaaaggaaaatatctACTTGAACGATATCATTTGAtatatagttaaattattagTACAAACATACATACTGAAGCAAGCACAGCTGATAAACTTTGTCTAATAATTAAACTAAACATACTTGACAGAAACACTTTAATATTAGTAATTTACAGAGCCACATACTTTTCTAATTTGTCCAGTTTCTCCAGTAAGGACCCCAACATTTCCTAATTTCACCATTGATGCAGCAAAGTCTTGGTAGAAAAGATAAGGGTACAAACTGTAGGATTTTACCATACCAGCTGTCTCAGAATTTGACATTAGAGCTTGATCAGATTCAAGAAGTCCTGTGTTGTTCATAAGGTTTCTGTAATATGCATTGTCAAATCGCGTAACGGATTGAATGTCTAGAGGAGTAATTTTGGTGTTGGATCCCTCTTCAGGACAAGTGCTTTGCAAATTTGACAACATTGAAGAATCAAGAATTGGATCTGGCTTTCCAGAGTCTTGATAGTTGAAAAGTCTCCTCTTGAATGTGAAACATTGAGCAAAACCAATTGTGTGTGCTCCTATATCACACGAGACAAGTCGTAGAGTCAGAAATTTCATTAAGGAGAATTTTAGACGGCCTAAACTAATATTTGAACCATACTTAATGTGGTTACACTAGAAACTTTCAAGGAGAGTCTATATATGCAAACaaaaatgattgttgttatcCTATTTTGCATTATAATGTTCCTACGAAGGGGGCCATGTAGCTCTGCCACTAATAAGAGAATGGGCAAAACCATCAATACAAAAGCAGATTTAACTTTATACTATATActaattaataagattaaaggtACCTGAAAGAACCACTACATCCCTTAGATCAAGGCCCTTATCAGTAAACTTCGCCGCAATTTTATCCAGGGTCTCAAAGGGTGAAGGTAATTGGTCATTTGCTGCCTTCTCACTTGCAGTTAGTCCATCTCGTCGACCAAGTAAAACTGGCCAAAATGGTCCTCCTGACTGTAAAGGAAGAAAGGAAAGTATATTGTCTTTGGTTCATTTCCAGGCATTACATTAATACTTAAGTACTCGTCTGCACGTCAAATATGTTGCTACTTACCATGACAACCACTTCTCTAGCTGCAAGAGTTAATATATCCACACAAGATACAGTTAATGGACAAGCTCTTTCAAGGTCAGCTTTTATGTTATCGATTGTCTCAAATCCTCGGACTGAATTGCGATTTGGTGCAGCATTCTTCTCACCCTTGAAATCATTTGTGTCATCAAGAAGCACAGATCCATCACAACCCTGTCAAATATAAGCATAAATTGATGACTCAATAAAGTATTACCCTAAGAGTATGCAATTAAACGTACGTGGAACTAGGATGAGTGCTCAATAAAATGATTATTAGAGAAAATTACATTTACAAAACAGTCGTGGAAGTGCAAACGAAGGAGGGATGCAGCTATTCTGGAATCATTACGGAGAGCTGACCAAACATTCCAACGAATGATCCTAGGCAAAACGGGGCATGCTCTATCATAGTAACTGTAATCAAGCTGACCAGCAGTTAAGGGAGCCATAATACTGATCATACAGAAGAAAACAGTAAGGCAGGGGAACAAACTACTACTCGCCATAACTTTCAAGTACTAAAAGCTTTCTTGTGACTTGTGTTGAGCTACATAGAGCAATTTATATACGCGAAAAAAACTAAGTTACATTAGTGGACTTAAGAGTGGGAATGCCACTATGTACATGTGAGCTTAATGGACATGTAAGCATTGCAATTTTATACGACAACCAGTATATTTTACTAAAGTTCAGTGCTGATGAAGTTATCCACTTTGACATTTATACATTGGTTAGACAAAATGCATCAAAGATATTTAAAAGAGTTTCGACATTGCATCCAACCACTGAGAGATCAAAGCACTTAAGACTTCAATGGAACAGTGTATATCTGCGGAATAACAAGACAAGTCTGGAAATAAAACAGTGTTAAACTTTTGAGTTACTGATGACAAAATTGAATATTTCAAGATATTGTTTTTGAAGACGGATTAATTCAAGTTGGATCTTCTAAGCCATTCAGAAACCAAATGACAGCACTGCGAAAGCAAGCAATCACTTTGAATCAGGTCACAGGAGCTGTACCTGAAATCATGTTGGTGAATTCCTTGGATCAAATAGATGTTTTGGTAATTTTGGATTACCCTATCAAAACTGCATAGTTTTCCATCATTTTTGTACCTTCCGGGCTGATTTCTCATATGGTCATTCAACTAACAATTGTTATCTTAGTTAGCTTTCTTCTACAAAGAAACAGACTTCAAATTATAACACAAAAGAACATGCTATTGACAGCAATCAAAATCAATGAAAGCATATTTACATGTATTAAAACATCTATTGGGACATTAATATTAGTATACTACCATATAGTCCTTACTAAATCCAGATTTATGTCACAGACACGTCTTTTTCTTCGCTACAAAAGCAAGTCCTAGCTCTAAATCAGATGGCTTCATTTTAACAAAGTAAATTAGAGCAAGTAACAGAATGTCAAACTTGGATAGCTATGACCTAATCAGCCATTATTCGATGTACTTGAAGTGGTGATCACtacaaaagtattttttaaataataatacagTTGAGAATAAGACAGAATTAACATGAATGCCCACTTTTCAAATG belongs to Solanum stenotomum isolate F172 chromosome 1, ASM1918654v1, whole genome shotgun sequence and includes:
- the LOC125876095 gene encoding uncharacterized protein LOC125876095, whose amino-acid sequence is MSSTPAEYPLQQQLPPPMFMSQQAYSDRPGHGSVGPVIAVLAVITVLGAIAVMIGRLCSGRKIMGRGQYDFEGWVETKCASCIDGRVDPIPRPVTMAPPPVVVAESSSNGSPGGSAPVSVPEQVEMREEEASNQQSNLHEHHPHERTES
- the LOC125876031 gene encoding peroxidase 10-like is translated as MASSSLFPCLTVFFCMISIMAPLTAGQLDYSYYDRACPVLPRIIRWNVWSALRNDSRIAASLLRLHFHDCFVNGCDGSVLLDDTNDFKGEKNAAPNRNSVRGFETIDNIKADLERACPLTVSCVDILTLAAREVVVMSGGPFWPVLLGRRDGLTASEKAANDQLPSPFETLDKIAAKFTDKGLDLRDVVVLSGAHTIGFAQCFTFKRRLFNYQDSGKPDPILDSSMLSNLQSTCPEEGSNTKITPLDIQSVTRFDNAYYRNLMNNTGLLESDQALMSNSETAGMVKSYSLYPYLFYQDFAASMVKLGNVGVLTGETGQIRKVCGSVNY